In Saccharothrix violaceirubra, the following are encoded in one genomic region:
- a CDS encoding APC family permease: MSKLTTAAKRLLLGRPFRSDRLAHTLLPKRIALPVFASDAMSSVAYAPEEIFLVLSVAGLSSYALAPWVGVVVVLVMLVVVASYRQNVHAYPSGGGDYEVATVNLGRRAGLTVASALLVDYILTVAVSISSAAANIGSAVPFVATHKVEFAVAAIVVLTAVNLRGIRESGSAFAVPTYAFMVGVLLMIGYGLFRGFVLGDPMRAESAGIELRAEDDHLMGLAFVFLVLRAFSSGCAALTGVEAISNGVPAFRKPKSRNAATTLLLMGGIAVVMLMGLIVLAQLTGVRMAEDPAHQLVNAPPGYEQKTMVAQIAEAVFDGFPAGFYFITVVTALILVLAANTAFNGFPVLGSILAQDRYLPRQLHTRGDRLAFSNGILFLAGAAVVLVIAFDAEVTRLIQLYIVGVFVSFTMSQTGMIRHWNRLLAGETDPAARNRMRRSQLINTVGLVLTGSVLVVVLITKFTKGAWIAIAAMAAIYALMTAIRRHYDRVAEELRQQERQKLLPARNHAMVLVSKLHMPTLRALAYAKATRPDILEAVTVNVDDADTRRLVHDWEKENLKVPLKVIESPYREITKPVLDYVKRIRTDSPRDVVTVFIPEYVVGRWWEQVLHNQSALRLKGRLLFEPGVMVTSVPWQLASSAKVSGRDDAVAPGAVRRGLDQRDTGR; encoded by the coding sequence GTGTCCAAGCTGACAACAGCGGCCAAGCGCCTCCTACTGGGCCGGCCGTTCCGGAGCGATCGACTCGCGCACACGCTCCTGCCGAAGCGCATCGCCCTGCCCGTGTTCGCCTCGGACGCGATGTCCTCGGTGGCCTACGCGCCCGAGGAGATCTTCCTCGTCCTGTCGGTCGCCGGCCTCTCGTCCTACGCGCTGGCCCCCTGGGTGGGCGTCGTCGTGGTGCTGGTGATGCTCGTGGTGGTGGCGAGCTACCGGCAGAACGTGCACGCCTACCCGTCCGGCGGCGGCGACTACGAGGTCGCCACGGTCAACCTGGGGCGCAGAGCGGGCCTCACGGTCGCCAGCGCGCTGCTCGTGGACTACATCCTCACGGTCGCGGTGTCGATCTCGTCGGCCGCGGCCAACATCGGCTCGGCCGTGCCGTTCGTGGCCACGCACAAGGTCGAGTTCGCGGTCGCCGCGATCGTGGTGCTCACCGCGGTCAACCTGCGCGGCATCCGCGAGTCCGGCAGCGCGTTCGCGGTGCCGACGTACGCGTTCATGGTCGGCGTGCTGCTGATGATCGGCTACGGCCTGTTCCGCGGCTTCGTCCTCGGCGACCCGATGCGCGCCGAGAGCGCCGGCATCGAGCTGCGCGCCGAGGACGACCACCTCATGGGCCTGGCGTTCGTGTTCCTGGTCCTGCGCGCCTTCTCGTCCGGCTGCGCGGCCCTGACCGGCGTCGAGGCCATCAGCAACGGCGTGCCCGCGTTCCGCAAGCCGAAGTCGCGCAACGCCGCCACGACCCTGCTGCTCATGGGCGGCATCGCGGTCGTGATGCTGATGGGTCTGATCGTGCTCGCCCAGCTCACGGGCGTGCGGATGGCCGAGGACCCGGCGCACCAGCTCGTGAACGCGCCGCCCGGCTACGAGCAGAAGACCATGGTCGCCCAGATCGCGGAGGCGGTCTTCGACGGGTTCCCGGCCGGGTTCTACTTCATCACGGTCGTCACGGCGCTGATCCTCGTGCTCGCCGCGAACACCGCGTTCAACGGCTTCCCGGTGCTCGGCTCGATCCTCGCCCAGGACCGGTACCTGCCCCGCCAGCTGCACACCCGCGGCGACCGGCTCGCGTTCAGCAACGGCATCCTATTCCTCGCCGGTGCCGCGGTGGTCCTGGTCATCGCGTTCGACGCCGAGGTCACCCGGCTCATCCAGCTCTACATCGTGGGCGTGTTCGTGTCGTTCACGATGAGCCAGACCGGCATGATCCGGCACTGGAACCGGTTGCTCGCGGGTGAGACCGACCCGGCGGCGCGCAACCGGATGCGCCGCTCCCAGCTGATCAACACGGTCGGCCTGGTGCTCACCGGCTCGGTGCTCGTCGTCGTGCTGATCACCAAGTTCACCAAGGGCGCCTGGATCGCCATCGCGGCCATGGCCGCCATCTACGCGCTGATGACCGCGATCCGCCGGCACTACGACCGGGTGGCCGAGGAGCTGCGCCAGCAGGAGCGGCAGAAGCTGCTGCCCGCGCGCAACCACGCCATGGTCCTCGTGTCCAAGCTGCACATGCCGACGTTGCGCGCCCTGGCGTACGCCAAGGCGACCCGGCCGGACATCCTGGAGGCCGTCACGGTCAACGTGGACGACGCGGACACCCGCAGGCTCGTCCACGACTGGGAGAAGGAGAACCTCAAGGTGCCGCTCAAGGTGATCGAGTCGCCCTACCGGGAGATCACCAAACCGGTGCTCGACTACGTCAAGCGCATCCGCACCGACAGCCCGCGCGACGTCGTCACGGTGTTCATCCCCGAGTACGTCGTCGGCCGCTGGTGGGAGCAGGTCCTGCACAACCAGAGCGCCCTGCGGCTCAAGGGCCGGTTGCTGTTCGAACCGGGCGTCATGGTGACCAGCGTGCCGTGGCAGCTCGCCTCGTCGGCCAAGGTCAGCGGTCGGGACGACGCCGTCGCGCCCGGTGCCGTCCGCCGCGGCCTCGACCAGCGGGACACCGGCCGATGA
- a CDS encoding potassium channel family protein yields MRFGRSVCASRSLRNGRPSRRRLAAVVSLDTGPKRKGSRPLVGVILGRFCTGVVREAYVHVVIMGCGRVGSTLAKALERLDHQVAVIDKDALSFRRLGTDFHGRQIVGNGFDRQVLIEAGIERAGAFAAVSSGDNSNIISARVARETFGIEAVVARIYDEKRAAVYERLGIPTVATVPWTTDRFLRMLLPEGASTAWRDPSGSVAVFPLDLHEDWIGQPVEALQEAAGCRVAFVMRFGTGVLPDRRTVIQADDVVYAAALSGTVTDVAAAVAHAPEES; encoded by the coding sequence ATGCGCTTCGGCAGGAGCGTGTGCGCGAGTCGATCGCTCCGGAACGGCCGGCCCAGTAGGAGGCGCTTGGCCGCTGTTGTCAGCTTGGACACGGGACCAAAGCGTAAGGGGTCTCGTCCCCTGGTCGGAGTAATCCTCGGTAGGTTCTGCACAGGCGTCGTTCGGGAGGCATACGTGCACGTGGTGATCATGGGTTGCGGCCGGGTCGGTTCGACCCTGGCCAAGGCCCTGGAACGCCTGGACCACCAGGTCGCGGTGATCGACAAGGACGCTCTGTCCTTCCGCCGGCTCGGGACGGATTTCCACGGCAGGCAGATCGTCGGCAACGGGTTCGACCGACAGGTCCTCATCGAGGCGGGCATCGAGCGCGCGGGCGCGTTCGCGGCCGTGTCCAGCGGTGACAACTCGAACATCATCTCCGCGCGGGTGGCGCGGGAGACGTTCGGCATCGAGGCCGTGGTGGCACGGATCTACGACGAGAAGCGGGCGGCCGTCTACGAGCGGCTGGGCATCCCGACCGTGGCGACGGTGCCCTGGACGACCGACCGGTTCCTGCGCATGCTGCTGCCCGAGGGCGCGTCCACGGCGTGGCGCGACCCGTCCGGGTCGGTGGCGGTGTTCCCGCTGGACCTGCACGAGGACTGGATCGGGCAGCCGGTCGAGGCGTTGCAGGAGGCGGCCGGCTGCCGGGTGGCGTTCGTGATGCGCTTCGGCACCGGCGTGCTGCCGGACCGGCGGACCGTGATCCAGGCCGACGACGTGGTGTACGCCGCCGCGTTGTCGGGCACCGTGACCGACGTGGCCGCCGCGGTGGCGCACGCGCCCGAGGAGAGCTGA